A window of the Lactuca sativa cultivar Salinas chromosome 5, Lsat_Salinas_v11, whole genome shotgun sequence genome harbors these coding sequences:
- the LOC111892563 gene encoding meiotic nuclear division protein 1 homolog yields MSKKRGLSLEEKREKMLQIFYDSQDFYLLKELEKLGPRKGVISQSVKDVVQTLVDDDLVSKDKIGTSVYFWSLPSCAGNQLRNVSKKLESELEISKKRHVELVEQCDSLKKGREDSEAREEALSELKAIEQKYNNLKEEMGQYADNDPATFEAMKEAIKVAHEAANRWTDNIFTLRQWCSKNFPQAKEQLDHLYNEVGITDDFDYLEFPVLTPVKQVEE; encoded by the exons ATG TCAAAGAAAAGAGGGTTGTCATTGGAAGAGAAGCGGGAGAAGATGCTTCAAATCTTTTATGACTCTCAAGATTTTTACCTC CTAAAGGAACTTGAAAAGCTGGGCCCCAGAAAAGGCGTTATAAGTCAATCTGTCAAAGATGTTGTCCAAACACTAGTGGATGATGACTTGGTGTCAAAAGACAAGATTGGAACCTCA GTATACTTTTGGAGTCTTCCTAGCTGTGCTGGAAACCAG cTAAGAAATGTGTCCAAGAAACTTGAGTCAGAGCTTGAAATCAGCAAGAAGCGTCATGTAGAGCTTGTGGAGCAATGTGACTCTTTAAAGAAAGGCAGGGAGGATTCA GAAGCACGTGAAGAGGCTTTGAGTGAGCTCAAAGCCATTGAACAAAAGTATAACAATCTGAAA GAAGAAATGGGACAATATGCAGACAATGATCCTGCAACATTTGAAGCAATGA AGGAAGCGATTAAAGTTGCCCATGAAGCAGCTAACAGATGGACAG ATAATATTTTTACATTGCGCCAGTGGTGCTCAAAAAATTTCCCTCAGGCCAAAGAACAACTTGACCATTTGTACAATGAG GTAGGGATAACAGATGATTTTGACTACTTGGAGTTCCCAGTATTGACACCTGTCAAGCAAGTTGAGGAGTAA